The Rhododendron vialii isolate Sample 1 chromosome 8a, ASM3025357v1 genome has a window encoding:
- the LOC131335801 gene encoding protein NODULATION SIGNALING PATHWAY 1 — protein sequence MTIEEPEPTSSSDYILEWLDSIDGSFLSSFLVDQYSSNQISSDQWSVQAQDVDPASFTTVTSKAPPDPVASSNPQQSDSSKKRKASDPHVPKASRNRGKNRNRRTKEADGGDGAVEHGVTVKKSVGTKRGSAKSAGNNCNNGNNREGRWAEQLLNPCAAAITAENLPRVQHLLYVLHELASPTGDANHRLAAHGLRALTHHLSSPSPSPASSVSSGAINFASAKPQLFQKSLIRFDEVSPWFKFPNKIANNSILQILSEQYQSSNLHIVDIGVSHGVQWPTLLEALTRRPGGPPPLVRLTVVSTATSDCGGSKDIPFAIAPPGCSYSSQLLGFAKSININLQINRIDNQQLQNLNAQTINSSPSETLIICAQFRLHHLNHTNPDNRSDFLRVLRSLDPKGMILSENNMDCSCSKCGDFATSFSRRVEYLWRFLDSTSAAFRGRESDERRVVEGEAAKTLTNLDEMNEGKEKWCERMRRVGFVEKVFGEDTINKARTLLRKYDSNWEMRVEEKDGCLGLWWKGQPVSFCSLWK from the coding sequence ATGACCATTGAAGAACCAGAGCCAACCTCCAGCTCTGATTACATCTTGGAATGGTTGGACTCGATCGACGGCTCGTTCCTTTCATCTTTCTTGGTCGATCAATACAGTTCCAACCAAATCAGCAGTGATCAATGGTCGGTTCAGGCTCAAGATGTAGACCCCGCTTCTTTCACCACTGTCACCAGCAAGGCCCCACCAGATCCCGTCGCCTCGAGTAATCCACAACAGTCCGATTCGTCCAAGAAACGGAAGGCATCCGATCCCCATGTTCCGAAGGCATCCCGAAACCGTGGAAAGAATCGTAACCGTCGGACCAAAGAGGCTGATGGTGGGGATGGGGCTGTGGAACATGGGGTGACAGTTAAGAAATCAGTTGGGACTAAGAGGGGATCAGCCAAATCTGCTGGAAATAACTGTAATAACGGTAATAACAGAGAAGGAAGGTGGGCAGAGCAGTTGCTCAACCCTTGTGCCGCCGCGATCACCGCCGAAAACCTGCCCCGTGTCCAACACCTCTTGTACGTTCTCCACGAGCTGGCTTCACCGACCGGCGATGCCAACCACCGGCTGGCGGCTCACGGCCTCCGAGCGCTGACCCACCAcctctcctccccctccccctcccctgCCTCCTCTGTTTCAAGTGGGGCCATTAACTTTGCTTCCGCCAAGCCTCAACTTTTCCAAAAATCACTCATCAGATTCGATGAGGTTAGTCCCTGGTTCAAGTTCCCTAACAAAATCGCAAACAATTCAATCCTCCAAATTCTTTCGGAACAATATCAATCTTCTAATCTTCACATCGTTGATATTGGAGTCTCTCATGGAGTCCAATGGCCAACCCTCCTCGAGGCGTTGACCCGCCGCCCTGGTGGACCTCCACCACTAGTCCGCCTTACAGTTGTTAGCACCGCCACCTCTGACTGCGGTGGGAGTAAGGACATTCCGTTTGCTATTGCCCCACCAGGCTGCAGTTATTCTTCCCAACTCCTCGGTTTCGCCAAATCCATAAACATCAATTTACAGATCAATCGGATTGATAACCAACAATTACAGAATCTAAATGCCCAAACCATAAATTCCTCTCCTAGTGAAACCTTAATTATCTGCGCTCAGTTCAGGCTCCACCATCTGAACCACACCAACCCGGATAACAGAAGCGATTTTTTGCGAGTActgaggagtttggatccgaaAGGCATGATTCTAAGCGAGAACAACATGGATTGCAGCTGCAGCAAGTGTGGGGACTTTGCGACTAGTTTTTCGCGTCGAGTGGAGTACCTGTGGAGGTTTTTGGACTCAACTAGTGCCGCATTTAGAGGGCGAGAGAGCGACGAAAGGAGGGTTGTGGAAGGAGAGGCTGCGAAGACGTTGACCAATTTAGATGAGATGAATGAAGGGAAAGAGAAGTGGTGTGAGAGGATGAGAAGGGTCGGTTTTGTCGAGAAAGTGTTCGGAGAGGACACCATCAACAAAGCTCGAACTTTGTTGAGGAAGTATGATAGTAATTGGGAGATGAGAGTGGAGGAGAAAGATGGGTGTCTGGGTTTGTGGTGGAAGGGACAACCTGTTTCCTTCTGTTCCTTGTGGAAGTAG